In the bacterium genome, GGCCAGGCTGTTCTCGAAGCTGGCGACGGTGCGTGCGGTCAGGGCCACCTGCAGCTGGAGCTCGCGGATCTGCAGCCACGTGCGCACCACCTCGGCGACGAGGCCCTGGGCGACGGCGCGCCGATCGCTCTCGCTGGCGACCAGGGTGGCCAGCGCGGCCTCCTTGCCGCGGCTCAGTCGACCCCAGAGATCCACCTCCCAGCGCGCGGTGGCCGAGACGTCGAAGGCGTCGTTGTGCAGCGGCACCGGGAACTGGAGCTGGCTGGCGCTGGTCTTGGCGCGGCTCGCGGTGCCGCCGACCTCGACCGTCGGCCACCGCGCCGACTGCGCCCCGCCCAGCAGGGCGCGGGCCTCGAGCACCCGTCCGGCCGCGGCGACCAGGTCGTTGTTGTAGACCAGCGCGTCGTCGACCAGGGCGTCGAGGGTGGTGTCGCCGAAGGCGGACCACCAGCGCCACGCGGCGCCGGCGCCCGAGTCGGGCAGCGCGCCGGCGAGGGTCGGCCGTTCGGCCGCGCCGGCGAGCTGGGGCTGCTCCTCGCGCGCGGCGGCCTGACCGGTCCACTGCGCCGGCGGCGGGGCCGACAGGTCGGGCCGTTCGTAGTCGGGCCCGACGGCGCAACCGGCCAGGAGGACCGGCAGGGCGAGCGTCAGGATGAGGGACTTGGCGGTCATGAATCCTCCTCGGGGCAGAGCCCGTCGATGGCGGCGGCCGTGAAGCGGGTGATGCGGTCGGTGACGGTCGCCACGTAGGTCTCGCGGTCCGCACCGAGGATCGGGAAGGCCTGGAGCATGATCGTGCGGGCCTCGTCGTTGGCGGCGCTCGCCTCGTACTTGATCCGGCGCAGGATGAAGTGGTGCACCTGGGCGATGGTGCTGGCGATGAACCAGGGCATGTCGTCGTCGGCGATGCCGGGCCGCGCCGCGTGCAGGCTGCGGCTGATGGCCTCGAAGACCGGTCGCACCAGTTCGCGGAAGAAGTGGGCGTGGGCGTGGGAGTCGCTGCCCATCTCGCGCGTGATGACGGTCAGGAAGCTGTTGGCCAGGGCGCCGGACATGTACTCGTGCACCACGACCCGGATCACGTCGTCCACGCGGGGGCGGCCGCTGGTGCGGTCGAGCAGGGCGTCGAGGCCGGCGAGGGTGCGGTCGCGCTGGGCGGTGAAGCGGCGGATGACCACCTCGCGGAAGAGATTCTCCTTGCCCTGGAAGTGGTAGTTGACCGCCGCGACGTTCATGCCGGCCTCGGCGGCGAGCTCGCGCACCGAGACGGCGTCGAAGGAGCGCTCGGCGAAGAGCGCCTCGGCGGCGTCGAGCAGGCGCTCCTTGGGGGAGCGATCGACGGTCTCGTCGGCTGCCGGAAGGGGGGATTCGGGGGTCATGGCGCTGTCCGTCCGTTGGCCCGCTTGGAGTTGAAAACGAAACGCGTGTTTCGATCGATTGATTCAATCGCAAATATTAAACGCACGATTGAATCGTGTCAAGGGGCGCGGGATCCCATGGGGTGGCAAAAAAGAGTATTCTTGTCTAAATTATCTGACCATGCTAAAATAACGTTGTGTCTCGAAACAGGTTGGGTGAGGGGCTGCCGGCCGACGGGACGGCCGCGGTCCACGGAACCAGACCCCGCGGCCCACCGCCGCCGGGGTGGAGGGAGAATCCGGACATGATTCGCAGGAGCATCATCGGAACCTTGTTCGCGGCGGCGCTGGCGATGACGGCGACCGCCGAGGCCGCCGTGGTCGAGGCGATTTCGAGCCTCGACCGGCCGGTGCGCCTCGTCGCCCCGGAGGGTGACGCGCGGCTCTTCGTGGCCCAGCGCGCCGGCCTGGTGCGGGTCTTCGACCAGCAGGGTGTCCAGCTGGACACCTACCTGGACCTGACGGGACAGACCACGACCGAAGGCGAACGCGGCCTGCTGGGCCTGGCCTTCGCCCCGGACTACGCCACGAGCGGACGCTGCTACGTGTGCTACACCGACCTCGCGGGCGATCTGAACGTCGCGCGCTTCACGGTCAGCGCCGGCGATCCGGACCAGGCCGACGCGGCGTCGCAGGAGGTCATCCTGACGGTGGCGCAGCCGGGCACCGAGCACAACGGCGGGCACATCGAGTTCGGTCCGGACGGCATGCTGTACGTCTCGCTGGGCGACGGCGAGTACGGCAACGATCCCGGCAACCGCGCCCAGGACATGCAGCAGCTGCTGGGCAAGATGCTGCGGCTGGACGTGAGCGGGGCCACCGGCTACGCCATCCCGGCCGACAACCCCTACGTGGGCAGCGCCCCGCTCGACGAGATCTGGTCGACCGGCCTGCGCAACCCGTGGGGATTCTCCTTCGACCGGCTCACGGGCGATCTCTACATCACCGACGTGGGCGAGGACCAGTACGAGGAGATCAACATCCAGCCCGCCGGTTCGGATGGCGGCGAGAACTGGGGCTGGCGCCTGATGGAAGGGCCGAACTGCCACGTCCCCTCGTCGGGCTGCGAGGGTCTCGGTCTGGACGAGCCCGCCTACGCCTACACCCACTCGGGCGGCAGCCTCTGGCGCTGCGCCATCGCGGGCGGCTACGTGTACCGCGGCAGCAACCTGCCGTCGCTGCAGGGGCGCTTCTTCTTCTCCGACTACTGCAGCCGCCAGATCTGGAGCCTGGACTGGACCGAGTCGGGCGGAGTGGGCACCGTGATCGACCACTCGGCCGAGATGTCGCCGCCGCTGGGCTACCAGACGGTGGCTTCCCTGGGCCAGGACGGCTTCGGTGAGCTGTACGTGCTCGACTACGACGGCGGGTCGGCCTTCCGCATCATCGGGGCCACGAGCCCGGTGCCGGACGCCGCCAACACCGCGCGTCTGGCCCAGAACGCGCCCAACCCGTTCAACCCGCGCACGGACATCGCCTATGCCGTGGACCGCTCGGACCTGCCGACCCGGCTCGAGGTCTTCGACGCCGCGGGCCGCCTCGTGCGGACGCTGGTCGACGAGGTGCTGGTGGCGGGCGAGTACGTGGCCTCGTGGAACGGCACCGACGCCGCCGGCCGGCCGGTGCCTTCGGGCGTGTACCTGTACCGTCTGCGCAACGGCGACGTCGACCTCAGCCGCAAGATGCTGCTGCTCGAATAGCCCTCACGTGCCGGGACATGCCGGCCGGCCGCGGCCGGCGCGATCCCGGCGACGCCGTTTCTCCCGCATCGCCCGCACGCCGACCCGGCCCGCTCCCGCTAGGGGCAGGTGTGGGACATCCCCGCGATCCAGTGGTCGATCAGCGCCAGGCCCTCGGTGTGCTTCAGCTCCGTCCCGATCTTCGGCATCAGCCCGATGTTCATCATCACGTGCAGGCCCGAGGCGTTGGGGTTGCCCGGCTGGATGACCCGGCACAGGCCGTGGTCGTCGGTGGCCGTGTCCGGGTCGAAGGGGCGCCAGTACTCGTAGTAGGGCGTCCGGTCGCCGTAGGCGCCGTCGGGCCGGTGGCAGTGGGCGCAGTTGATGTCGAGGTAGGCCTTGGCGTAGCGGTCGCGTTCGGTCTCCGTATCGAGGGTGGCGAGGTCGAGGTCGTCGCCGAACGACGGGGTGGCCGGCGCGGCGGCCGGATCGGCGGGGGCGCCGACCAGCAGTCCGCGCCCGGTCCAGGCCGTCAGCTGGTTGAGGGGGCCTTCGCCGTAGTCGAGATCGCGGTTGAGGCTGCGGGCCTTGGGCCCGATGGGCGACATCTCCCCGCCCAGGGTGTGGCAGCCGGCGCACTCGGCCTGGGTCGGCACCCGGTAGGTGAAGTTGCGCCCGGTGCCGTCGTGCACGAAGGAGATCGGGCGGCCGGCGCCGGTGGTGACCAGGTCGGCGTCGCTCATGTCGTCGCGCCACACGTAGGGCAGCGCCACCCAGCCGGCGGCGCGGCGGATCAGCAGGCGCGTTTCGATGATCGTCTCGTTGCCGGGCCCGCGCACCGCCGTGTCGGCGGGCATGGCGAAGGTCTTGGCCAGGACCGTGCCCACCGGAAAGTCGAAGGCCTCGCGGTCGTCGTACACGGCGACCGAGTCGCAGGGCACGAAGACGAAGCGGTACTTGCTGGCGTAGTCGGTGAACAGCGCCGTCGTCAGTTCGTAGGGCAGACCGGTGTCGGCGGCGCCGGTGGTCGGGTCGGTGGGCGAGACGAACAGGCCGTAGGTCGAGAGCTGCGCCGCATCGACGGTGAGCAGGGAATCCCAGGCCACGCTGGTGCAGGTGGGGCCGGTGGGGCCGTCCGGCGGGCCGGCGGGCTCGTCGTCGCCGCAGGCGGCGAGCAGGGCGAGGGCGGCGAACAGGGCGGTCGGGAACAGGCGGCCGAGCGTGCGCATGGAATTCCTCGGGCCGTGGGCGCGGGGCCGCGGCCGGGTCGGGGTGTTCTGTGTGCGGGTTCCGTCCGCGGAGGGTGGTCCGTCCATGATACCCGGGATCGGGGGGTGGAATCAAGAGCGTCCCGGTCCGGATCGGTGGCCCGGACCGGTCGTCCGGACCGGTGATCCGGGCCGACGGGGTGGACGCTCGCCGCTCGAACCGGTACCATCGCGCCGCAGCGGAATCCCCGGCCGCCTGCTGTCGGCATTTGCCGATGTCCGATCATCGTCCGATTGTCGTCCGACCGATCCCCAGGAAAGCGAGCCCTGCGCATGTCCCGCACCGCGACGCCCGACCGGGCCTTCACGCCCGCCCTCTTCCGATTCATGTC is a window encoding:
- a CDS encoding TetR/AcrR family transcriptional regulator; this encodes MTPESPLPAADETVDRSPKERLLDAAEALFAERSFDAVSVRELAAEAGMNVAAVNYHFQGKENLFREVVIRRFTAQRDRTLAGLDALLDRTSGRPRVDDVIRVVVHEYMSGALANSFLTVITREMGSDSHAHAHFFRELVRPVFEAISRSLHAARPGIADDDMPWFIASTIAQVHHFILRRIKYEASAANDEARTIMLQAFPILGADRETYVATVTDRITRFTAAAIDGLCPEEDS
- a CDS encoding PQQ-dependent sugar dehydrogenase; translated protein: MIRRSIIGTLFAAALAMTATAEAAVVEAISSLDRPVRLVAPEGDARLFVAQRAGLVRVFDQQGVQLDTYLDLTGQTTTEGERGLLGLAFAPDYATSGRCYVCYTDLAGDLNVARFTVSAGDPDQADAASQEVILTVAQPGTEHNGGHIEFGPDGMLYVSLGDGEYGNDPGNRAQDMQQLLGKMLRLDVSGATGYAIPADNPYVGSAPLDEIWSTGLRNPWGFSFDRLTGDLYITDVGEDQYEEINIQPAGSDGGENWGWRLMEGPNCHVPSSGCEGLGLDEPAYAYTHSGGSLWRCAIAGGYVYRGSNLPSLQGRFFFSDYCSRQIWSLDWTESGGVGTVIDHSAEMSPPLGYQTVASLGQDGFGELYVLDYDGGSAFRIIGATSPVPDAANTARLAQNAPNPFNPRTDIAYAVDRSDLPTRLEVFDAAGRLVRTLVDEVLVAGEYVASWNGTDAAGRPVPSGVYLYRLRNGDVDLSRKMLLLE